The window tgtaaaatgtggttgaaaatgtatatgtacaagtgatgtaagctgtaagttctgttttgaaaagttcgcttgttcctctagaaaatcctatatttcctactggaatgaaagttaagtaatttgacactacaagcctttctatgggtactaagtgaGTACAAGTTATATGAGTCtcggagtaaacaaacaatcgattgtgcgtatctgccctaagctcacaacccaacgaggaacagaaagtaaggcggatagcacacatcccattggttgttatatcgttgtcatatataaccctggtgtattcacttgttactcatgaaGTTAGTTGTAATGATTtctttatatctaatgaaaagttttttaagaaaacctatatttcttatagtaaaaataGTGACCACAGTGACTACTTTCATAATAGCTTAggttatactgctatatataatctaatatcggatagaaagttaattgagtgaatctgccctaagtccacaacccaacgaggacaggaagtaaggcggaaaacacacatttaaatatctattgggtattagttttatatataaacatggtgtataaactaaggtgttatagagttactcacctaaagtctttaaaattgtactggcttaataaatggattaagcccttatctgggaaatttctagttttgtataccaaaagtaatgactttgaaaagtatgttttgtactagaaaagttgtgctttgactctgtgtcctataacctgatccatacctggtacccttatgatgacttaatgtatactaagcataaatatatatagaatcgggtagataatagattgggtgaatccgttccaagcccacaaccatacaaggacaagaaatgaagcggagagcacacatcctattagctgtcggatcctattggtatatatgtatcctatggtgtatacattaaggaatcataagattagcattatggtcctaactttttagaagtagccttctaccaagacccgactgttttgaaggtagccttctaccaagacccgactgtatgACTATTATTAGTTAAATCTaacctacctcatcgattatgtgaatatgacacatggtaaaggtattaataatattgaaactggaattttatatccttctgtaattgtcgtattgacagtgtaagtactgtagtatttgtgaCTACTTTAagtactattttgccttaattgagggttaaggcataatgtgatggctagatcctatgcTAAACGCTCCCTTGTCATGAGATTCTAGGAACTACACGCGACCCCTACATGAgtgcaagccgcgaacatccacattactatgatcatgtatacccaatataactatcacaatgcgttgtgattcattggtatagttagatcctgaacttgttccatgctaaAGCACCTTATTATCTCCTgctctgttatcgtgtattgatatcatatttatgtaaacgtattcatgtaagcgtatctatgtaaacgtatttatgtaaacgtattgcgttagtatagactcatgaactggactgactctttgtgtgcttcattgtactagaagtaatgaatagcattctcctaaactatacctataatagtttactaatgttctacctggactgttactgaagagactcatttatctactaagttatgcttgtactttaaaaacgaagttttgtataactataaagtaaaaTAGCCTTTAAAAGAGTTTAGGAATGTTtcgacaacttataaataacataagtaacattttgaaagatgtttataacaaacatttacacaattatcattgtgttcaacttgtattcccccttaaaacagttaaattagttaaaagtttcattatggggtatgaactcacctgatgtgggtgattcaaacgggtatgcgcgtacggatgagaaaTTCCATGAATGAAGtaccgagacacaataagtcctaaatgatatataatgacacatattggcatgaatatagtgtttataacaactatatgaaaggaaacaccttccgggactaggaaagaccttgaccaagtgttagaatcacatgtgattcaacaaaggaaggtagaatggcactcacatgagcttactaccatgggtttacggcccaagggagtttatggccgtaaactcatgattattcatgtataagtgcaagtttgaaggctagggatgttttagggaccttagctctaccctaggatgaggaagaccactATCTTTGAagcctttggggtgtttacggcccatggactaCTTTGTCATGTGTTTGTGACCATAATCACCTATGGGttatggtattttgattgttttgagtactaaacacatcaaggtaaggtgctaggctagtttctaggcataaggaaggaatttAGGGCATCTTTGCaccataaaagggagtttacggcccaagaacatgcttgccCGTAGACTCTCTCCAAACctttgattcttaatgtttttaAGAGTCTGAACATGAATCCTAATTGAATATGTAGTATAGGGAAGAGAACTTACgatctagaagcttgaaatggttgatattggccaagaacactagtgtgtgttcttggtgttctggGTGTAACTTGAAtatctaaacaaacatgattttcatggatgaaatcaatgtaagAAGCTAGTTAATAAGATGTATTAACTAATCAAGGGATAGAATACTCACTCTTTTGAAGATCCAAGGTGAAAGTATTGATGATACCTGAGAGGATTTGGAGGAAAACCGACCAAGAAAGGAAGAAATAAGAGGAAATGACCCAATGCTCTATAtatacccttgagtttacggctgtaaactcatggtcttgtggccgtgaactcacttagaTGAGGTTTAGGTTCGATTTGCTACACTGTGATTCTAGCGGGTACATtccaacacttattccttaagtgtattaggctcaaaactccttagaatgacctgtaACCAGGCTAGAACTCTGTACTAATGATTTTGACACTTAGTTGAGTTGATTGACTGagctttataaaataaaaattctcgggttgtcacattttttctatttaattaaaatgtaaaagaaaataaataattaatttgggcccacatttctctctctctctctctctctctctctctcctgtgtAAATCCACTTGCGATCCAACCCTTGTTCACAATCGATTCCAGCATTAGAGATGCAATTTCTTTCTTACAAACACTCGATTCCACCATCAAAGATCCCATTTACCCTTCTAAAACAATTGATTCTTGCATTTGGATTGTATACCATTCACCCTATTTTATTTCTTTCCTTTACCGATTGTGTGAGACACACACTGAAGAAGATGAACACGGAACTTGAATCATGTGCAGATGGTATGACAATACGAAAAACAACCCAAAATTAAAACTTAAACGATCCAGGTTAGCCATAATAGACCTTTGAACCCACAATCTCATTTCCCTGTTCTATGGCCAACATAACactcaaaaatcaaaatcaaaaaaatcGAAACTTATAGCAATCTAGATTAAGTACAAAATTCAGAtacaaaaatcaaacacaaacCCTAAACCaaaattagaagaagaagaagaaatcaaaCTATGCCAGAATCAAACTCAAAATCGAAGATGATACCAAAATAATTATCCCAAACCAAAAATTTGATGAATCCTGATGATAGAATCCAAGGTAAAAAATCTAATGGAGTGAATTTGAAAATGTTGGAGATGAGGATTTCTTTGTACATGGGCTAAAATCAGATGAACATAAAAGATGAAGGTCTCGCACACAGAGAATCCAAAATGATGTTGATTTCTTCATTATATGTCTCCTGTGTTTGTGTGTTTTGATTTTTAGCATGTATATGTGTGTTTTGTTGCATGGGAAAGAAAAGGAGAGTGAAGGGGGTGGCTGCTAGTGGTGGGGTCTTTCTATGATGGTGGTTGGTCACCATCTTCTCCATTGAATATGAAATTGATgggtatgtgtgtatgtgtttatccATGTAAACAGGCGGTAGAATCCTTCAAACCACAGTGAACAAACCAAATTTACACCAGATCCAACCCAAAATTGAACACTTGAATGGAACACCAAATTTGCAGAAGATGATGAGTAAGGATAATAAGTCAGTTTCAATTTGCAGGATACACACGATTCAGTGATTTACAGATCCTAAAATCGCAAACGAAACCAAATCCCAAATGAAATTGGGAGTCACGAGTGTAGGGTGAGGATGGTCTCTATGCTGAGGGTTTTCTGAGGCAGAAAGATCTCCGACGGAGGTTATCAATGTAGAGATCGATGGTCTCTTCCAATTGTGTGTTCTTTTGGTCTcttccacagggaccatttttgcatttttgtcttATAAATACTTTATAAATTTTTAGACCAAACTTGCAATAAAATTCTTATTTTGGACCACCGACGTAAATTCAAAATATTTTGAACCAAAATCTCAATTTTTGACATTCCAGGGAcaaaatttgcaattttgtcaatctACAACGGTGGCTAACCCAAGTAAGCACTACAGAACAGTGCTCGGTGTCATGGTCCGTTAACTCCGACTTCTGATACGCCGTGTCACTCACACCCATTTCAGACTCACCCTTCACTAATAACGAGCAACGACGACTATCGGACGGTGTATTAGCAGGTGATGGTGGCCGACGGTTGTTTACAAGCGGTGTAATATGGAAACTTCTGATTCAGATGAGCCTGAGAAAAAGCGCCCTCATCTGAACAACTCCGACATGGCACGTCACCCTAACCCTTCTCCGGAAAATGGCACCGTATGTTTTACCTCTATCATTATTTTCTCTATCTTCTCATTCCTTATTTATTAACAGCTTAACACATTCACTGAAGATTGGAGTACCATTTTTTAAGGTTTTGATAAACTCAAAATTAGGGCTTCACATTGTAGTTTGGGCAAGTCGGTGTTTTGTATGTTCAGTTAGTGATTTCTACTATATTGATATAAATGGCACGGACGCTGGATTCTGATAAAACAGTAACATTAGATGAATTGAAGGCTACACATTGaaaatttctagggtttaagcTTTTGTGTATTTTCTTGTATTTACtatttaaaacctaatgttccATTTACTATTGACCTATTGTAGGTTGATGCGACAGTGCTGCAGTATCAAAATCAGAAACTTGTTCAGCAGTTAGATGTCCAGAAGCAGGAATTACATGATCTAGAAGACAAAATCAAAGAATTAAGACATGAACAAACTTCTTATGATGATTTTTTGATCAAAATCAACCAACTATGGAGACAGGTAACTTCTTAATTCAAATTTCCTTTATAATTAGTATCATAGTTTTTACCTGAACCCCTTTTTTTCTAGTTGGATGATGATTTAATTCTCCTTGGAGTACGAACTGGAGCAGGACAAAGTGCCTTGGAAGCATTGCAACATGCAGATTCTTCACGAGGTCTTTAACTATATATGTATCTTATCTGACCCTTAATTATGAAATTACTTAATTGACCCTTAattatcaacttattactcatttAGGTTCAATCCCTTCTTGTCCTGCTGAGGAAATATTCCTTTGCAGACTCCTGCAGTCTGATTCCATTGAAAAGAATGGAAGTGAAGAACGACTTATTTATATAAAAGAAGCTCTTGCTTTGAGGCATTCATCTACTCTagagttaatgaaattaatagAAGATACTATTCAAGCCCTGATGTGTAAAATTGAGAGCATTGATCAATCTTTTCTTGAAAAATCAACCACAGAAGGTCGGTTTTGCCCTTATTTAGAAGTCAACTTTTTTCTTACACACTTATCCACTACCAAACTAACACTATCATGATTCATGAATGTCTCAGATGCGATTATTCAGTTGAATaagattgatgatttgatgaAAGAGGAAGTTAAGCAATTACAAATAGTAATAGAAGCTCTCCATTTGAAACATAAAGAATATGCTGAAATGATTCAGAGTTATATTCATACCCATTCAGTGGATCAATCCGAAATCAAACGTGTTGCAGGTTTTACAACATTCTCATCATCTTCAACAAATGATTCAACAATTTAACATTTGGGGTATCTAAATGACTAAATCTCTTTTGATTATATTTCTTTTTTTATGATTCTTATAAGGTGATCTGGAGGACAGCATGGCAGAACTTGAAGAAAGCAGAAGAAAACTTGTGAATTTGAAAATGCAAAAGGACAGAATCGCCATTGTGCAATCTCCCGTTCCATTTGCTGTTAATGGAAGTATTTCACCTGAAAATACTGTAGATAAAACTATGGGATTACGTGATTTAAAAGACTCTATAGAGGAAGCAAAGGTTTTTATTCTACTCTTTTACTATTTTACCATTCTACCCCTAGGCCTACAAACAAAGTATTATATTAACTTTAAACTAATGTATAGATAGTAGCATCTGATCGTCTTTCTGAGCTTCACGAAGCACAAGAGGACAATatagtcttatcaaaacaattacACGATCTTcaggtttttctttttctttttctattgTGTATTTGATTATTCCTattgttttaacttttaacacaTTGTATTTTGACAGAATGAACTGAAGGACAACAAATATATTTACACATCACGCCCTTACACTTTACTCAATGATCAACTTCCATATTGGAAATCTGAAGTTGAGCGTTTCAGGGTGGTGATAGATTCCTTAcaggtaattaattaattacttttataaactttttcgtgtaatattcttttgatatttaaaaaaaaatgttaaaatttcaggTTGATAGGTTTGCAGTTATGCGAAAGGAGAAAGAACTGAGTTTAAAAACTGAGTCAGTAGATGCTTTGAAGAATCCTATTGACAATACTGATTCCACTATTCAAGAATTAGAGCACAAACTTCAGCAATACATTAATGAGAACAATGAATTGGAGATTAAAATGGAAGAAGCTGTTCAAGATTCAGGTAAATTTAGTTATAAATATAGAATCAACTTATTATATGTAAATTATTTTACTGAAAGTTTAGTTTTTTTAGAGAGAAAAGACATTAAAGCAGAGTTTGAAGTCATGGGCTCAGCTTTATCTAAAGAAATTGGAATGATGACTTCACAATTGAATCGATGGAAAGAAACAGGAAGTGAAGCTCTTAAATTACAAGAGGAAGCACAGTCACTTAGGGCTTTGGTGGagaaaaaggtttttttttttttttttttttttttttttttttttattattattttttgaaaactataatatttggtttgctatttttttttaaaaagcttAAAACTTTTTATTGATTATAGAGTAGGGAACATAAGGAATTGGTGGATAGCTGTTCTGAACAGAGTTCAGAGATCAAGAATTTACAAGCCCATGTAAGTTTT of the Lactuca sativa cultivar Salinas chromosome 6, Lsat_Salinas_v11, whole genome shotgun sequence genome contains:
- the LOC111890173 gene encoding E3 ubiquitin-protein ligase BRE1-like 2, producing the protein METSDSDEPEKKRPHLNNSDMARHPNPSPENGTVDATVLQYQNQKLVQQLDVQKQELHDLEDKIKELRHEQTSYDDFLIKINQLWRQLDDDLILLGVRTGAGQSALEALQHADSSRGSIPSCPAEEIFLCRLLQSDSIEKNGSEERLIYIKEALALRHSSTLELMKLIEDTIQALMCKIESIDQSFLEKSTTEDAIIQLNKIDDLMKEEVKQLQIVIEALHLKHKEYAEMIQSYIHTHSVDQSEIKRVAGDLEDSMAELEESRRKLVNLKMQKDRIAIVQSPVPFAVNGSISPENTVDKTMGLRDLKDSIEEAKIVASDRLSELHEAQEDNIVLSKQLHDLQNELKDNKYIYTSRPYTLLNDQLPYWKSEVERFRVVIDSLQVDRFAVMRKEKELSLKTESVDALKNPIDNTDSTIQELEHKLQQYINENNELEIKMEEAVQDSERKDIKAEFEVMGSALSKEIGMMTSQLNRWKETGSEALKLQEEAQSLRALVEKKSREHKELVDSCSEQSSEIKNLQAHIERLEKENLESQIFLDMLGQRIYDNRDIMEIKESERRAHSQAEVLKNAFEEHGLELRIKSAKETEIACQQRLSITEAEIADLRAKLDDSDRDVLELEEAIKIKDGEAESYISEIETIGQAYEDMQTQNQHLLQQVMERDDYNIKVVSESVKMKQTHSALLSEKQTLDKQLQQMNSAFESLKSRIAHSEEHMNGCVTQALKSTEEDRHLAINLENSKWELSNADKELKCLKSLLSSSEKEYDQIRRKMEEIQEELDNERMDRKKLDEELVELNMKVTELTLGSGEAAIQKLQDEIKECKSILKCGVCFDRPKEVVIVKCYHLFCNPCIQRNLEIRHRKCPGCGMAFGQNDVRFVKI